One Festucalex cinctus isolate MCC-2025b chromosome 1, RoL_Fcin_1.0, whole genome shotgun sequence genomic region harbors:
- the fggy gene encoding FGGY carbohydrate kinase domain-containing protein isoform X3 — MAEIFYVGVDVGTASVRAALVTREGHLKTAAQESISIWEPLNDHYVQSSSEIWQKCCAVVKEVTQGVNKKYVRGIGFDATCSLVVLDQSFQPVAVNQDGNNQRNVVMWMDHRAAEQAARITNTGHSVLSRVGGVMSPEMQPPKLLWLKENLRESCWNKAAHFFDLPDFLSWKATGSLTRSLCTLVCKWTYCPPEGWDGSFWTSIGLEDLTENNFSKIGNTTCSPGSPLGDGLTQEAAADLGLDPGTAVGASLIDAHAGGLGVIGADVKGFQLPCEEQPITTRMAMICGTSSCHMAVSEQPLFVPGVWGPYLSAMVPDVWLNEGGQSVTGRLIEHMVKGHAAYVQLQEKVRQSCHSTSDSIYSYLNSYLRLMASSCSAVDLLGSSLHVWPDFHGNRSPLADPTLKGMVVGLSLSQTLDDLALLYLATIQALALGTLHILEAMKEAGHDIKTIFLCGGLSKNSLFVQTHANATGLPVVLPEQTEAVLVGAAVLGACASQDHGTIQEAMAKMAKVGKVVEPDHSLQRFYQRKYKVFKCLVDHQREYQSLMGTSGTECHSLSL; from the exons ATGGCTGAAATCTTTTACGTTGGAGTGGACGTAGGCACTGCCAGCGTGAGGGCTGCTCTGGTGACCAGAGAAGGACATTTGAAGACGGCTGCTCAGGAGTCCATTAGCATCTGGGAACCCCTCAATGACCATTATGTGCAGTCTTCCTCTGAGATCTGGCAGAAATGCTGCGCAGTTGTCAAG gAAGTGACACAGGGAGTGAATAAGAAGTATGTGAGAGGGATCGGTTTTGATGCTACCTGTTCCCTTGTGGTGTTGGACCAAAGCTTCCAGCCTGTAGCGGTCAATCAGGATG GAAACAACCAGCGAAATGTGGTGATGTGGATGGACCATCGTGCTGCAGAGCAAGCGGCCCGGATCACAAACACAGGCCACAGCGTCCTGAGTCGGGTTGGAGGGGTCATGTCACCAGAGATGCAACCACCTAAACTACTGTGGCTCAAAGAG AACCTCAGGGAAAGCTGCTGGAACAAAGCTGCTCACTTTTTTGACCTTCCAGACTTTCTCTCATGGAAGGCCACTGGCTCATTGACCAG ATCCCTTTGCACTCTGGTTTGTAAATGGACGTATTGCCCCCCAGAGGGATGGGATGGCAGTTTTTGGACATCAATCGGACTGGAGGATCTCACCGAAAACAACTTTTCCAAAATAG GCAACACAACATGTTCTCCTGGGAGTCCTCTTGGGGATGGCCTGACACAGGAGGCCGCAGCAGATTTGGGTCTAGATCCAGGAACTGCAGTGGGGGCTTCGCTCATTGATGCTCACGCTGGAGGCCTTG GTGTGATAGGAGCAGACGTAAAAGGCTTTCAGCTGCCATGCGAGGAACAGCCAATCACGACACGCATGGCCATGATCTGTGGGACATCATCTTGTCACATGGCG GTCAGTGAGCAGCCGCTGTTTGTCCCGGGAGTGTGGGGTCCCTACCTGTCTGCCATGGTACCAGACGTGTGGCTTAACGAGGGAGGACAGAGTGTCACGGGACGTCTG ATTGAACACATGGTGAAGGGCCATGCCGCTTATGTGCAGCTCCAGGAAAAGGTGCGGCAGAG TTGTCATAGCACCAGCGACAGCATCTACAGCTACCTGAACAGCTACCTGCGGCTAATGGCTTCGTCTTGCTCAGCTGTTGACTTGCTGGGCTCAAGTCTTCACGTGTGGCCAGACTTTCATGGGAACAGGTCACCGCTGGCTGACCCCACCCTCAAAGGCATG GTGGTTGGACTGTCTCTTTCACAAACTTTGGATGACTTGGCTTTACTCTACTTGGCCACCATTCAAGCCCTGGCG CTGGGTACACTACATATACTGGAAGCCATGAAAGAAGCCGGTCATGACATTAAAACTATCTTCCTATGTGGAGGCTTGAGCAAGAACAGCTTGTTTGTGCAGACTCATGCAAACGCAACAG GGTTGCCTGTAGTGTTGCCAGAACAAACAGAGGCTGTATTGGTGGGTGCTGCAGTTCTTGGAGCGTGTGCATCGCAAGACCACGGCACCATACAG GAGGCGATGGCGAAAATGGCTAAAGTGGGAAAAGTTGTTGAGCCCGATCACAGCCTTCAGAG ATTTTACCAAAGAAAATATAAAGTATTCAAGTGCCTTGTTGACCACCAGAGGGAGTACCAGTCCCTCATGGGCACTTCTGGGACAGAGTGTCACTCACTCTCGCTCTGA
- the LOC144005663 gene encoding LOW QUALITY PROTEIN: complement factor H-like (The sequence of the model RefSeq protein was modified relative to this genomic sequence to represent the inferred CDS: substituted 1 base at 1 genomic stop codon), whose translation MVLLGMFKNYIGWIFLIWFSVAHHYVSATRSCRAPRLNGGYFVPQQDTYSHGTVLPYACETGLKPAAESWWATTTCQNGKWSTQPQCTDINNCIPPIIPHAKFTSSSLGWYENYYEIRIICDPGYSYKNRDAPTQCVNGSXRSLPICEQSIEACDDPPKIQHAVIINQGPRHDVYASNTKIVYECEAGYDVEGKQNKCIVCIHEEWSGAPSCIKQAKPAPGSSTPSTDSETSPADGGSSTNTGYNDPQVTIDHCGRSPIVHNAEIVEKDPMFLKYQCGRFYKRVGPEMVYCNTNGQWSTTPTCKATFCSVDTDQYHHLKHDGVKYRNNGETVRLECVQLDHWVSTHYSEGQCNNGRITFGQCCSWLELKIHFC comes from the exons atggTGCTATTGGGAATGTTCAAGAACTATATTGGATGGATTTTCCTGATTTGGTTTTCTGTAGCCCATCACTATGTTTCAGCAACGCGTTCTTGTCGTGCGCCCAGACTGAACGGAGGTTATTTTGTACCTCAACAAGACACATATTCGCATGGAACGGTGTTGCCCTATGCGTGTGAAACTGGACTCAAGCCAGCAGCGGAGAGCTGGTGGGCAACAACGACATGCCAGAATGGGAAATGGTCCACTCAACCGCAATGTACTG ATATCAACAATTGCATTCCACCAATTATCCCTCACGCAAAATTCACTTCAAGCTCATTGGGTTGGTAtgagaattattatgaaataagGATAATTTGTGATCCCGGCTACTCATACAAAAACAGGGATGCTCCCACTCAGTGTGTCAATGGATCATGACGTTCTCTTCCAATCTGTGAGC AAAGTATCGAGGCATGTGATGACCCCCCTAAAATCCAACACGCTGTAATCATAAATCAGGGCCCTCGCCATGATGTGTATGCTTCTAATACTAAAATAGTATACGAATGTGAAGCTGGATACGATGTAGAAGGAAAACAGAATAAGTGCATTGTATGCATTCATGAAGAATGGTCAGGCGCCCCATCCTGCA TCAAACAAGCAAAGCCAGCCCCTGGTAGCTCCACACCATCTACTGACAGTGAGACAAGTCCTGCAGATGGAG GATCATCAACCAACACCGGTTATAATGATCCACAAGTTACAA TTGACCATTGTGGAAGGAGTCCCATTGTCCACAATGCTGAGATTGTAGAAAAAGATCCTATGTTTTTGAAATACCAGTGTGGCAGATTCTACAAACGAGTAGGTCCGGAGATGGTCTACTGCAACACTAATGGCCAGTGGTCCACAACGCCCACCtgcaaag CTACCTTCTGCTCTGTGGACACCGATCAATATCACCACTTAAAACATGACGGAGTTAAATATAGAAACAATGGCGAAACGGTGAGACTGGAATGTGTCCAACTGGACCACTGGGTGTCGACTCATTATTCGGAGGGGCAGTGCAACAACGGAAGAATAACATTTGGCCAAt GTTGTAGTTGGTTGGAACTGAAGATT CATTTCTGCTAA
- the fggy gene encoding FGGY carbohydrate kinase domain-containing protein isoform X1 yields the protein MAEIFYVGVDVGTASVRAALVTREGHLKTAAQESISIWEPLNDHYVQSSSEIWQKCCAVVKEVTQGVNKKYVRGIGFDATCSLVVLDQSFQPVAVNQDGIIVISPNDNQDGNNQRNVVMWMDHRAAEQAARITNTGHSVLSRVGGVMSPEMQPPKLLWLKENLRESCWNKAAHFFDLPDFLSWKATGSLTRSLCTLVCKWTYCPPEGWDGSFWTSIGLEDLTENNFSKIGNTTCSPGSPLGDGLTQEAAADLGLDPGTAVGASLIDAHAGGLGVIGADVKGFQLPCEEQPITTRMAMICGTSSCHMAVSEQPLFVPGVWGPYLSAMVPDVWLNEGGQSVTGRLIEHMVKGHAAYVQLQEKVRQSCHSTSDSIYSYLNSYLRLMASSCSAVDLLGSSLHVWPDFHGNRSPLADPTLKGMVVGLSLSQTLDDLALLYLATIQALALGTLHILEAMKEAGHDIKTIFLCGGLSKNSLFVQTHANATGLPVVLPEQTEAVLVGAAVLGACASQDHGTIQEAMAKMAKVGKVVEPDHSLQRFYQRKYKVFKCLVDHQREYQSLMGTSGTECHSLSL from the exons ATGGCTGAAATCTTTTACGTTGGAGTGGACGTAGGCACTGCCAGCGTGAGGGCTGCTCTGGTGACCAGAGAAGGACATTTGAAGACGGCTGCTCAGGAGTCCATTAGCATCTGGGAACCCCTCAATGACCATTATGTGCAGTCTTCCTCTGAGATCTGGCAGAAATGCTGCGCAGTTGTCAAG gAAGTGACACAGGGAGTGAATAAGAAGTATGTGAGAGGGATCGGTTTTGATGCTACCTGTTCCCTTGTGGTGTTGGACCAAAGCTTCCAGCCTGTAGCGGTCAATCAGGATGGTATAATCGTCATTTCacccaatgacaatcaggatg GAAACAACCAGCGAAATGTGGTGATGTGGATGGACCATCGTGCTGCAGAGCAAGCGGCCCGGATCACAAACACAGGCCACAGCGTCCTGAGTCGGGTTGGAGGGGTCATGTCACCAGAGATGCAACCACCTAAACTACTGTGGCTCAAAGAG AACCTCAGGGAAAGCTGCTGGAACAAAGCTGCTCACTTTTTTGACCTTCCAGACTTTCTCTCATGGAAGGCCACTGGCTCATTGACCAG ATCCCTTTGCACTCTGGTTTGTAAATGGACGTATTGCCCCCCAGAGGGATGGGATGGCAGTTTTTGGACATCAATCGGACTGGAGGATCTCACCGAAAACAACTTTTCCAAAATAG GCAACACAACATGTTCTCCTGGGAGTCCTCTTGGGGATGGCCTGACACAGGAGGCCGCAGCAGATTTGGGTCTAGATCCAGGAACTGCAGTGGGGGCTTCGCTCATTGATGCTCACGCTGGAGGCCTTG GTGTGATAGGAGCAGACGTAAAAGGCTTTCAGCTGCCATGCGAGGAACAGCCAATCACGACACGCATGGCCATGATCTGTGGGACATCATCTTGTCACATGGCG GTCAGTGAGCAGCCGCTGTTTGTCCCGGGAGTGTGGGGTCCCTACCTGTCTGCCATGGTACCAGACGTGTGGCTTAACGAGGGAGGACAGAGTGTCACGGGACGTCTG ATTGAACACATGGTGAAGGGCCATGCCGCTTATGTGCAGCTCCAGGAAAAGGTGCGGCAGAG TTGTCATAGCACCAGCGACAGCATCTACAGCTACCTGAACAGCTACCTGCGGCTAATGGCTTCGTCTTGCTCAGCTGTTGACTTGCTGGGCTCAAGTCTTCACGTGTGGCCAGACTTTCATGGGAACAGGTCACCGCTGGCTGACCCCACCCTCAAAGGCATG GTGGTTGGACTGTCTCTTTCACAAACTTTGGATGACTTGGCTTTACTCTACTTGGCCACCATTCAAGCCCTGGCG CTGGGTACACTACATATACTGGAAGCCATGAAAGAAGCCGGTCATGACATTAAAACTATCTTCCTATGTGGAGGCTTGAGCAAGAACAGCTTGTTTGTGCAGACTCATGCAAACGCAACAG GGTTGCCTGTAGTGTTGCCAGAACAAACAGAGGCTGTATTGGTGGGTGCTGCAGTTCTTGGAGCGTGTGCATCGCAAGACCACGGCACCATACAG GAGGCGATGGCGAAAATGGCTAAAGTGGGAAAAGTTGTTGAGCCCGATCACAGCCTTCAGAG ATTTTACCAAAGAAAATATAAAGTATTCAAGTGCCTTGTTGACCACCAGAGGGAGTACCAGTCCCTCATGGGCACTTCTGGGACAGAGTGTCACTCACTCTCGCTCTGA
- the zbtb41 gene encoding zinc finger and BTB domain-containing protein 41 yields MVSSNTPIDKRTSNSLPAKYSKQSRAMQKCTTASGASTSSASSRHAAPQIRHLTMAHHSRNLVNFLNEDRTRQRFCDVSVSVGGKLYGAHKVVLAHGSSYFHAELSKNPATTHVTLDHVEDSVFQHLLALLYTSECVIAETELQAVTEAARFLDMMDVLKLLREEVPNNPISGDETESLMIATQGSFIQQFCVEKSPQDYSVSDSQAQTQSKIQKMCVDKATTMRRSARRRKPPTKYKKDDIECMNNTEETQITQSPREQFEERWNEEEATDYKLVVDETRSSHLEDCLAEEDEGPIEEGGKASAPGPVYPEGLTPAIIRIGSKKILKCPKCDKTFDRAGKYESHTRVHTKEKPFQCDVCLQRYSTKSNLTVHKKKHASNAPFQIKEHKCPFCNKLHASTKTLGKHVRRFHPEHLQEFLSKRKKKMKSEGWKCPICLKCFTRRTHLQEHMILHTQDRPFKCAFCDEYFRSRFARLKHQEKYHLGPFPCEICGRNFNDTGNRRRHIECTHGGKRKWTCFVCGKSVRERTTLREHMRIHSGEKPHICGLCGQSFRHKSSYRLHLRRHRNDRRYECDECGKTFVRHDHLTKHQKTHSGEKAHQCEECGKCFRRQDHLTVHYRNVHLGEKVWQKYKTLTHQCEVCKKEFKGKSSLEMHFRTHSGEKPFSCPECHQTFRIKKTLTKHMVIHSDMRPFNCQQCNAAFKRKDKLKYHVDHVHSIRFLEQPLGGTLGQDKMGPDPFCKEPKSTPSDVCVPDTLESVQMAGRLGQGQLDPEVEEAQPNSGYQSSELAFLEKYTLGPQLTNIVPPVRPDQMLDTREQAYLGTLLALDSTSSVENISNANQSHR; encoded by the exons ATGGTATCCTCAAACACCCCAATTGACAAAAGAACAAGCAATTCCTTGCCTGCCAAATACAGCAAGCAAAGCAGAGCCATGCAAAAATGCACAACAGCATCTGGCGCCTCAACCAGCTCTGCAAGTTCCCGACACGCAGCCCCACAAATCCGGCACTTGACCATGGCGCATCACAGTCGCAACCTAGTGAACTTCTTGAATGAGGATCGGACTCGGCAGAGGTTCTGCGATGTGTCCGTGTCCGTGGGTGGGAAGCTTTATGGCGCCCATAAAGTGGTATTGGCCCACGGGAGCAGTTACTTCCACGCTGAGCTGTCCAAGAATCCCGCCACGACCCATGTGACTCTGGATCACGTGGAGGATTCAGTTTTCCAGCACCTGCTTGCCTTGCTGTACACATCGGAGTGCGTTATTGCCGAGACGGAGCTCCAGGCTGTAACTGAAGCAGCCCGCTTTCTAGACatgatggatgttttaaagctGCTGCGTGAGGAAGTGCCAAACAACCCTATAAGTGGGGATGAGACTGAATCACTAATGATAGCCACTCAAGGCTCATTTATTCAGCAGTTTTGTGTAGAAAAATCACCACAGGACTACAGTGTGAGTGATAGTCAGGCGCAAACGCAAAGTAAAATCCAGAAGATGTGTGTTGATAAGGCGACTACTATGCGAAGATCAGCTCGAAGGAGGAAACCGCCAACCAAGTATAAGAAAGATGATATAGAGTGCATGAACAACACTGAGGAAACACAAATAACTCAATCACCAAGGGAGCAATTTGAAGAAAGATGGAATGAAGAAGAAGCCACAGATTACAAACTGGTAGTGGATGAAACAAGATCATCACATTTGGAAGATTGTTTGGCTGAGGAGGATGAAGGACCGATTGAGGAGGGCGGTAAAGCGTCAGCCCCAGGTCCCGTATATCCCGAAGGTCTGACTCCTGCCATCATCCGCATCGGCAGCAAGAAGATTCTCAAGTGCCCCAAATGTGACAAGACTTTTGATCGAGCAG GCAAGTACGAGAGCCACACCCGCGtgcacacaaaagaaaaacccttccagtgtgacgtctgCCTGCAGCGCTACTCCACCAAATCCAACTTGACGGTTCACAAGAAGAAGCACGCCAGCAACGCTCCCTTCCAGATCAAAGAGCACAAGTGTCCCTTCTGTAATAAACTCCACGCTAGCACGAAAACTCTGGGCAAGCATGTACGCAG GTTTCACCCAGAACACCTCCAAGAGTTTCTCAgtaagaggaagaagaagatgaaaagTGAAGGCTGGAAATGTCCT ATTTGTCTGAAGTGTTTTACCCGCAGGACTCACTTGCAGGAGCATATGATCCTGCACACCCAAGACCGGCCATTCAAATGTGCTTTTTGCGACGAATACTTTAGGTCCAGGTTTGCTAGGCTCAAGCACCAAGAAAAGTACCACCTGG GACCTTTTCCTTGTGAGATCTGCGGACGGAATTTTAACGATACCGGGAACAGGAGGCGGCACATTGAATGCACACATGGAGGGAAAAGAAAGTGGACGTGCTTTGTGTGTGGAAAGTCTGTAAGGGAAAG AACAACGTTGCGGGAGCACATGCGGATCCACAGTGGTGAGAAGCCTCACATTTGTGGTCTCTGTGGGCAAAGTTTCCGCCACAAAAGCTCATACAG GCTCCATTTGAGAAGACACCGCAATGACAGGCGCTATGAGTGCGACGAATGTGGGAAGACCTTCGTACGCCACGATCACCTAACCAAACACCAGAAGACGCACTCTG GTGAAAAAGCACATCAGTGTGAAGAATGCGGGAAGTGTTTCCGACGCCAGGATCACCTGACGGTCCACTACAGAAATGTTCATTTGGGAGAGAAAGTGTGGCAGAA GTATAAAACACTCACGCATCAATGTGAGGTTTGCAAGAAAGAATTCAAAGGAAAATCCAGTCTGGAAATGCATTTCAGGACCCACTCAG GTGAGAAACCCTTCAGTTGTCCGGAGTGCCACCAGACGTTTCGGATCAAGAAGACCTTGACCAAGCATATGGTGATCCACTCGGACATGCGTCCTTTCAACTGCCAGCAGTGCAACGCCGCCTTCAAGAGGAAAGACAAGCTCAAGTATCATGTGGACCACGTTCACAGCATCCGCTTTCTTGAGCAGCCTCTCGGTGGGACCCTGGGTCAGGACAAAATGGGCCCAGATCCTTTTTGTAAGGAACCCAAATCGACACCGTCGGACGTCTGTGTGCCTGACACTTTAGAATCCGTCCAGATGGCGGGTAGACTCGGGCAGGGCCAACTGGACCCTGAAGTTGAAGAAGCGCAGCCAAATTCAGGCTACCAGAGCTCAGAGCTGGCATTTTTAGAGAAGTACACTCTGGGACCCCAGTTGACCAACATCGTCCCCCCTGTGAGGCCCGATCAGATGCTCGACACCCGAGAACAGGCATACCTGGGAACGCTGCTCGCTTTGGATTCCACTTCCTCCGTGGAGAACATCTCAAACGCTAACCAAAGTCACAGGTGA
- the fggy gene encoding FGGY carbohydrate kinase domain-containing protein isoform X2 — protein sequence MAEIFYVGVDVGTASVRAALVTREGHLKTAAQESISIWEPLNDHYVQSSSEIWQKCCAVVKEVTQGVNKKYVRGIGFDATCSLVVLDQSFQPVAVNQDGIIVISPNDNQDGNNQRNVVMWMDHRAAEQAARITNTGHSVLSRVGGVMSPEMQPPKLLWLKENLRESCWNKAAHFFDLPDFLSWKATGSLTRSLCTLVCKWTYCPPEGWDGSFWTSIGLEDLTENNFSKIGNTTCSPGSPLGDGLTQEAAADLGLDPGTAVGASLIDAHAGGLGVIGADVKGFQLPCEEQPITTRMAMICGTSSCHMAVSEQPLFVPGVWGPYLSAMVPDVWLNEGGQSVTGRLIEHMVKGHAAYVQLQEKVRQSTSDSIYSYLNSYLRLMASSCSAVDLLGSSLHVWPDFHGNRSPLADPTLKGMVVGLSLSQTLDDLALLYLATIQALALGTLHILEAMKEAGHDIKTIFLCGGLSKNSLFVQTHANATGLPVVLPEQTEAVLVGAAVLGACASQDHGTIQEAMAKMAKVGKVVEPDHSLQRFYQRKYKVFKCLVDHQREYQSLMGTSGTECHSLSL from the exons ATGGCTGAAATCTTTTACGTTGGAGTGGACGTAGGCACTGCCAGCGTGAGGGCTGCTCTGGTGACCAGAGAAGGACATTTGAAGACGGCTGCTCAGGAGTCCATTAGCATCTGGGAACCCCTCAATGACCATTATGTGCAGTCTTCCTCTGAGATCTGGCAGAAATGCTGCGCAGTTGTCAAG gAAGTGACACAGGGAGTGAATAAGAAGTATGTGAGAGGGATCGGTTTTGATGCTACCTGTTCCCTTGTGGTGTTGGACCAAAGCTTCCAGCCTGTAGCGGTCAATCAGGATGGTATAATCGTCATTTCacccaatgacaatcaggatg GAAACAACCAGCGAAATGTGGTGATGTGGATGGACCATCGTGCTGCAGAGCAAGCGGCCCGGATCACAAACACAGGCCACAGCGTCCTGAGTCGGGTTGGAGGGGTCATGTCACCAGAGATGCAACCACCTAAACTACTGTGGCTCAAAGAG AACCTCAGGGAAAGCTGCTGGAACAAAGCTGCTCACTTTTTTGACCTTCCAGACTTTCTCTCATGGAAGGCCACTGGCTCATTGACCAG ATCCCTTTGCACTCTGGTTTGTAAATGGACGTATTGCCCCCCAGAGGGATGGGATGGCAGTTTTTGGACATCAATCGGACTGGAGGATCTCACCGAAAACAACTTTTCCAAAATAG GCAACACAACATGTTCTCCTGGGAGTCCTCTTGGGGATGGCCTGACACAGGAGGCCGCAGCAGATTTGGGTCTAGATCCAGGAACTGCAGTGGGGGCTTCGCTCATTGATGCTCACGCTGGAGGCCTTG GTGTGATAGGAGCAGACGTAAAAGGCTTTCAGCTGCCATGCGAGGAACAGCCAATCACGACACGCATGGCCATGATCTGTGGGACATCATCTTGTCACATGGCG GTCAGTGAGCAGCCGCTGTTTGTCCCGGGAGTGTGGGGTCCCTACCTGTCTGCCATGGTACCAGACGTGTGGCTTAACGAGGGAGGACAGAGTGTCACGGGACGTCTG ATTGAACACATGGTGAAGGGCCATGCCGCTTATGTGCAGCTCCAGGAAAAGGTGCGGCAGAG CACCAGCGACAGCATCTACAGCTACCTGAACAGCTACCTGCGGCTAATGGCTTCGTCTTGCTCAGCTGTTGACTTGCTGGGCTCAAGTCTTCACGTGTGGCCAGACTTTCATGGGAACAGGTCACCGCTGGCTGACCCCACCCTCAAAGGCATG GTGGTTGGACTGTCTCTTTCACAAACTTTGGATGACTTGGCTTTACTCTACTTGGCCACCATTCAAGCCCTGGCG CTGGGTACACTACATATACTGGAAGCCATGAAAGAAGCCGGTCATGACATTAAAACTATCTTCCTATGTGGAGGCTTGAGCAAGAACAGCTTGTTTGTGCAGACTCATGCAAACGCAACAG GGTTGCCTGTAGTGTTGCCAGAACAAACAGAGGCTGTATTGGTGGGTGCTGCAGTTCTTGGAGCGTGTGCATCGCAAGACCACGGCACCATACAG GAGGCGATGGCGAAAATGGCTAAAGTGGGAAAAGTTGTTGAGCCCGATCACAGCCTTCAGAG ATTTTACCAAAGAAAATATAAAGTATTCAAGTGCCTTGTTGACCACCAGAGGGAGTACCAGTCCCTCATGGGCACTTCTGGGACAGAGTGTCACTCACTCTCGCTCTGA
- the fggy gene encoding FGGY carbohydrate kinase domain-containing protein isoform X4, whose amino-acid sequence MAEIFYVGVDVGTASVRAALVTREGHLKTAAQESISIWEPLNDHYVQSSSEIWQKCCAVVKEVTQGVNKKYVRGIGFDATCSLVVLDQSFQPVAVNQDGNNQRNVVMWMDHRAAEQAARITNTGHSVLSRVGGVMSPEMQPPKLLWLKENLRESCWNKAAHFFDLPDFLSWKATGSLTRSLCTLVCKWTYCPPEGWDGSFWTSIGLEDLTENNFSKIGNTTCSPGSPLGDGLTQEAAADLGLDPGTAVGASLIDAHAGGLGVIGADVKGFQLPCEEQPITTRMAMICGTSSCHMAVSEQPLFVPGVWGPYLSAMVPDVWLNEGGQSVTGRLIEHMVKGHAAYVQLQEKVRQSTSDSIYSYLNSYLRLMASSCSAVDLLGSSLHVWPDFHGNRSPLADPTLKGMVVGLSLSQTLDDLALLYLATIQALALGTLHILEAMKEAGHDIKTIFLCGGLSKNSLFVQTHANATGLPVVLPEQTEAVLVGAAVLGACASQDHGTIQEAMAKMAKVGKVVEPDHSLQRFYQRKYKVFKCLVDHQREYQSLMGTSGTECHSLSL is encoded by the exons ATGGCTGAAATCTTTTACGTTGGAGTGGACGTAGGCACTGCCAGCGTGAGGGCTGCTCTGGTGACCAGAGAAGGACATTTGAAGACGGCTGCTCAGGAGTCCATTAGCATCTGGGAACCCCTCAATGACCATTATGTGCAGTCTTCCTCTGAGATCTGGCAGAAATGCTGCGCAGTTGTCAAG gAAGTGACACAGGGAGTGAATAAGAAGTATGTGAGAGGGATCGGTTTTGATGCTACCTGTTCCCTTGTGGTGTTGGACCAAAGCTTCCAGCCTGTAGCGGTCAATCAGGATG GAAACAACCAGCGAAATGTGGTGATGTGGATGGACCATCGTGCTGCAGAGCAAGCGGCCCGGATCACAAACACAGGCCACAGCGTCCTGAGTCGGGTTGGAGGGGTCATGTCACCAGAGATGCAACCACCTAAACTACTGTGGCTCAAAGAG AACCTCAGGGAAAGCTGCTGGAACAAAGCTGCTCACTTTTTTGACCTTCCAGACTTTCTCTCATGGAAGGCCACTGGCTCATTGACCAG ATCCCTTTGCACTCTGGTTTGTAAATGGACGTATTGCCCCCCAGAGGGATGGGATGGCAGTTTTTGGACATCAATCGGACTGGAGGATCTCACCGAAAACAACTTTTCCAAAATAG GCAACACAACATGTTCTCCTGGGAGTCCTCTTGGGGATGGCCTGACACAGGAGGCCGCAGCAGATTTGGGTCTAGATCCAGGAACTGCAGTGGGGGCTTCGCTCATTGATGCTCACGCTGGAGGCCTTG GTGTGATAGGAGCAGACGTAAAAGGCTTTCAGCTGCCATGCGAGGAACAGCCAATCACGACACGCATGGCCATGATCTGTGGGACATCATCTTGTCACATGGCG GTCAGTGAGCAGCCGCTGTTTGTCCCGGGAGTGTGGGGTCCCTACCTGTCTGCCATGGTACCAGACGTGTGGCTTAACGAGGGAGGACAGAGTGTCACGGGACGTCTG ATTGAACACATGGTGAAGGGCCATGCCGCTTATGTGCAGCTCCAGGAAAAGGTGCGGCAGAG CACCAGCGACAGCATCTACAGCTACCTGAACAGCTACCTGCGGCTAATGGCTTCGTCTTGCTCAGCTGTTGACTTGCTGGGCTCAAGTCTTCACGTGTGGCCAGACTTTCATGGGAACAGGTCACCGCTGGCTGACCCCACCCTCAAAGGCATG GTGGTTGGACTGTCTCTTTCACAAACTTTGGATGACTTGGCTTTACTCTACTTGGCCACCATTCAAGCCCTGGCG CTGGGTACACTACATATACTGGAAGCCATGAAAGAAGCCGGTCATGACATTAAAACTATCTTCCTATGTGGAGGCTTGAGCAAGAACAGCTTGTTTGTGCAGACTCATGCAAACGCAACAG GGTTGCCTGTAGTGTTGCCAGAACAAACAGAGGCTGTATTGGTGGGTGCTGCAGTTCTTGGAGCGTGTGCATCGCAAGACCACGGCACCATACAG GAGGCGATGGCGAAAATGGCTAAAGTGGGAAAAGTTGTTGAGCCCGATCACAGCCTTCAGAG ATTTTACCAAAGAAAATATAAAGTATTCAAGTGCCTTGTTGACCACCAGAGGGAGTACCAGTCCCTCATGGGCACTTCTGGGACAGAGTGTCACTCACTCTCGCTCTGA